From a single Scylla paramamosain isolate STU-SP2022 chromosome 28, ASM3559412v1, whole genome shotgun sequence genomic region:
- the LOC135114699 gene encoding retinoid-inducible serine carboxypeptidase-like, translating to MKVLVLIFAFAALAAASQGGGREHHEEHYGYVEVRPGAHMFWVMYHADLPGSHTDYPLIMWLQGGPGASGVGYGNFEELGPYDINGNPREYAWTKKANVLFVDNPVGTGYSYVEDYSLLTTNNAMIASDLVAVVKAVFAEYTDMQIMPFYVFAESYGGKMTVDFALEFEKAIKNGEVVSDFRGVALGDSWISPMDSVNTWGTFLYQMGFVNQKGLEAIDSAAAEAQAAVDAGHWFEATNKWSSAELVVMIYGNNVNFYNVLAENDIYRLKEENNATDLSFMSSHVRRLYENHVAHQTRDALGDYMNGQQADEWGIPENVQWGSQGSMVFDTLAGDFMKPVVESVVKLLTETELEVVVFTGNLDLICDTPGTYRWIENMEWPEKPQFMAANNEPITIPAYSATAATIQKAGRFSLYTILRSGHMVPIDAPEMSLKMLDMIFASSKKTSKQEAPKEKTNKQEAPKQEVPEPKEKSVQEKLSLKYLKAEALKKEAKKEQEAAKQVKGEELQEETSQEEEKPKKQKENKDENKKQEVSQGKKVPKEKQPKKTYKEEKVAKQEKQKQEKTPKQEKQKQEKAPKQEKLEQKENKQEAAPKQEKYKEKVARPDRYKQKGNKQKTPEQNEKKQEKAPRKKEPEQKSLKQEAKKVVNKAKAKVVASRQQQQQQQQRGHPIGHNPGPLPDPPRRR from the exons ATGAAGGTGTTGGTCCTGATTTTCGCTTTCGCCGCCCTCGCCGCTGCCTCTCAGG GCGGCGGCCGGGAACATCACGAGGAACATTACGGGTATGTGGAGGTGCGGCCCGGAGCCCACATGTTCTGGGTGATGTACCATGCGGACCTGCCCGGCAGCCATACCGACTACCCGCTCATTATGTGGCTCCAGGGCGGCCCAGGCGCTTCAGGAGTAGGTTACGGCAACTTTGAAGAGCTGGGACCTTATGACATCAACGGTAACCCGAGGGAATACGCCTGG ACCAAGAAAGCCAACGTGCTGTTCGTGGACAACCCGGTGGGCACTGGGTACAGCTACGTGGAGGATTATTCACTGCTCACTACCAACAATGCCATGATTGCCTCAGACCTGGTGGCAGTCGTCAAGGCCGTCTTCGCCGAATACACAGATATGCAAATCATGCCATTCTACGTTTTTGCCGAGTCATATGGAGGAAAAATGACCGTTGACTTCGCTCTTGAGTTTGAAAAG GCCATCAAGAACGGCGAAGTGGTGAGCGATTTCCGCGGCGTGGCCCTCGGGGACTCATGGATCAGCCCTATGGACTCTGTCAACACGTGGGGCACTTTCCTCTACCAAATG GGTTTCGTCAACCAAAAAGGACTGGAAGCAATCGACAGTGCTGCTGCAGAAGCACAAGCTGCCGTGGACGCCGGCCATTGGTTTGAGGCCACCAACAAATGGAGTTCCGCCgagctggtggtgatgatttacGGCAACAATGTTAACTTTTACAATGTGTTGGCCGAGAACGATATCTACAGActgaaggaggagaacaacgCAACCGATCTTTCCTTCATGTCGTCCCATGTTC GCAGGCTGTACGAGAACCACGTGGCACACCAGACCCGCGACGCGCTGGGCGACTACATGAACGGGCAGCAGGCGGATGAGTGGGGCATTCCAGAAAACGTGCAGTGGGGCAGCCAGGGCAGCATGGTGTTTGATACTCTTGCGGGAGACTTCATGAAGCCCGTCGTAGAGTCCG TGGTGAAGCTTTTAACGGAAACAgagctggaggtggtggtcttCACTGGCAACCTGGATCTCATCTGCGACACTCCAG GTACCTACAGGTGGATTGAAAACATGGAGTGGCCAGAGAAACCTCAATTTATGGCTGCCAACAACGAACCTATCACAATCCCCGCATATTctgccactgccgccaccattCAGAAGGCAGGGCGGTTCTCCTTGTACACCATCCTGCGCTCGGGACACATG GTACCGATTGACGCTCCTGAGATGTCCCTCAAAATGTTGGATATGATCTTTGCGTCCTCGAAGAAAACATCAAAGCAAGAGGCACCTAAAGAAAAAACCAATAAGCAAGAAGCACCAAAGCAGGAAGTCCCTGAGCCTAAAGAAAAGTCTGTGCAGGAAAAACTCAGTCTGAAGTACCTAAAAGCGGAGGCACTCAAGAAGGAGGccaagaaggagcaggaggcagCCAAgcaggtgaaaggagaggagttgcaAGAGGAGAccagccaggaggaggagaaacccaagaagcagaaggaaaataaggatgaaaacaaaaagcagGAAGTGTCTCAGGGGAAGAAGGTGCCTAAAGAAAAGCAGCCTAAAAAGAcgtacaaggaagagaaagtagccaagcaggagaaacagaagcaggaaaaaacacctaaacaggaaaagcagaagcaggagaaagCACCCAAGCAGGAAAAGCtcgaacagaaagaaaacaagcaggAGGCAGCCCCAAAACAAGAGAAATACAAGGAGAAAGTAGCCAGACCAGACAGATACAAGCAGAAGGGTAACAAGCAGAAGACACCCGAGCAGAacgaaaagaagcaggaaaaggcTCCCAGGAAGAAGGAACCTGAGCAGAAGTCCCTCAAGCAAGAAGCCAAGAAGGTTGTCAACAAAGCCAAGGCAAAGGTTGTAGCTtcccgccagcagcagcagcaacagcagcagcggggCCACCCGATCGGTCACAACCCCGGGCCGCTGCCTGACCCCCCTCGTAGACGTTAG